The Pirellulales bacterium genome includes a region encoding these proteins:
- a CDS encoding ABC transporter substrate-binding protein — protein sequence MKRCARQADGKSHVTIRTWLVLLCALVTAWCAPATGALAKDEEEKPTAPPARFYEQEPYDVIVLDDSTRTRLKVLPLELPGGKVPAAPKPTDKLRIRRFDDPDEEYDIQWQDIVEVKLFDQAVLDEAKKLVAAGKFNEAFDYFGFLRHEYPKCVGLDDAVADFLYAEAGDWQRKRKYENALVLLHSLYERQPQRPGLEKAMASATGKLLEKYFAEEDYSSVRKLVRALRKQFPSGTAAAGFEAQMNERAVKVVNEGRVALDAGDAQQGLALARHAMAIWPKADGAKQLAEEAFAAFPHVVVAVTTPYSQQLTEPITDWSVRRTQRILQRDLFEFTGYGADGGEYVCPLGSWEITDLGRGMAINVTPGIAWLRDGKLSGYDLARRLLELAQPGRSDFLPAWAEACRSVEVSGVDRVTVHFREPHLVPAALLTVAPTNAESGIPPSIVPYTRPEVSGDRLMFRLDKDYFARGPAQPQGIIEQRFATRLEAVEALRVGEVTIVDRLPPWQVGALKSAVGIAVEPYSVPTVHCLVPNLARPFMRNRGFRRALVYGINRPKILSEQILKRQTLAGCEVISAPFSKGTGLSDPAGYAYDDDIPPRPYEPRLALTLSAVALRDVSMNAEPGSEHVKELPKLVLAHPADDVARLACKAIQQDLEILNFKVELREIPLGQPNELAPTDDLLYVELAVQEPLVEARRLFGQPGLLGSASTYMSLVLRQVETATGWNEARQALHDLHRLTYDEVSVVPLWQITEHFAYQKSLAGITPRPASLYQGVEKWQPSVPLPAEEP from the coding sequence TTGAAGCGCTGCGCACGACAAGCCGATGGGAAGTCGCACGTCACGATCCGCACGTGGCTCGTGCTGTTGTGCGCGCTTGTCACGGCGTGGTGCGCGCCTGCGACCGGCGCACTCGCCAAGGATGAAGAAGAAAAACCAACCGCCCCGCCCGCCCGGTTTTACGAGCAAGAACCGTACGATGTCATCGTTCTCGACGATTCGACGAGAACGCGACTGAAAGTGCTGCCGCTGGAACTGCCGGGCGGAAAGGTCCCTGCCGCGCCCAAGCCGACTGACAAGCTGCGAATCCGCCGCTTCGACGATCCGGACGAGGAATACGACATCCAGTGGCAGGACATCGTCGAGGTGAAGCTGTTCGACCAGGCCGTATTGGACGAGGCCAAGAAGCTTGTCGCGGCTGGGAAGTTCAACGAAGCCTTCGATTACTTCGGCTTCCTGCGGCACGAATATCCGAAGTGCGTTGGCTTGGACGACGCGGTCGCCGACTTTCTGTACGCGGAAGCCGGCGATTGGCAGCGCAAACGCAAGTACGAAAACGCGCTCGTCCTGTTGCACTCGCTGTACGAGCGTCAGCCTCAACGGCCAGGCCTCGAAAAAGCGATGGCAAGTGCCACTGGCAAGCTGCTGGAAAAGTATTTTGCCGAAGAGGACTACTCGTCGGTACGCAAACTGGTGCGCGCACTGCGCAAACAGTTTCCCTCGGGCACGGCCGCCGCCGGTTTCGAGGCGCAGATGAACGAGCGCGCCGTCAAAGTCGTCAACGAAGGGCGCGTGGCGCTCGACGCCGGCGATGCCCAACAGGGACTGGCGCTTGCGCGGCATGCGATGGCCATCTGGCCCAAGGCCGACGGCGCGAAGCAATTGGCCGAAGAGGCGTTTGCCGCATTCCCACACGTCGTCGTGGCCGTCACCACCCCTTATTCGCAACAACTTACCGAGCCCATCACCGATTGGTCGGTCCGCCGTACGCAACGCATTCTGCAGCGCGACTTGTTCGAGTTCACCGGTTACGGAGCCGACGGCGGCGAGTACGTTTGCCCGCTGGGAAGTTGGGAGATCACGGACCTGGGCCGCGGCATGGCCATCAACGTGACGCCGGGCATCGCCTGGCTGCGCGACGGCAAATTGTCAGGCTACGACCTGGCGCGGCGGCTGCTCGAACTGGCGCAACCGGGCCGCAGCGACTTCTTGCCCGCCTGGGCCGAAGCCTGTCGTAGCGTGGAAGTGTCGGGCGTGGATCGGGTCACGGTCCATTTTCGCGAGCCGCACCTGGTTCCCGCCGCCCTGTTAACGGTCGCACCCACGAATGCCGAAAGCGGAATTCCTCCGTCGATCGTCCCCTACACGCGCCCAGAGGTTTCCGGGGACCGTTTGATGTTTCGACTCGACAAGGATTACTTCGCCCGCGGTCCCGCGCAACCGCAAGGCATCATCGAACAGCGCTTCGCGACGCGGCTCGAGGCCGTCGAGGCCTTGCGCGTGGGCGAAGTCACGATCGTCGATCGGCTGCCTCCCTGGCAAGTGGGCGCGCTCAAGTCGGCCGTCGGTATCGCGGTCGAGCCCTATAGCGTGCCCACGGTTCACTGCCTGGTGCCCAACCTGGCGCGGCCTTTCATGCGGAATCGCGGGTTCCGCCGCGCGCTGGTATACGGCATCAACCGGCCGAAGATTCTGTCCGAGCAAATTCTCAAGCGGCAGACGCTGGCCGGGTGTGAAGTCATAAGTGCCCCATTCTCAAAGGGAACCGGGCTCAGCGACCCGGCGGGCTATGCCTACGACGACGACATTCCGCCACGCCCGTACGAGCCACGCCTCGCCTTGACTTTGTCAGCGGTAGCGCTGCGCGATGTCTCGATGAATGCCGAACCCGGCAGCGAACACGTCAAGGAGTTGCCCAAGCTCGTGTTGGCTCATCCCGCCGACGATGTCGCGCGACTCGCCTGCAAGGCCATTCAGCAAGATCTGGAGATTCTCAATTTCAAGGTCGAGCTGCGCGAGATTCCCCTCGGCCAGCCGAACGAATTGGCCCCGACCGACGACCTGTTGTACGTCGAGCTGGCCGTGCAGGAACCGCTGGTCGAAGCCCGCCGGTTGTTTGGTCAGCCCGGGCTGCTCGGTAGCGCCAGCACTTACATGAGCCTTGTCCTGCGGCAGGTGGAAACGGCGACGGGTTGGAACGAAGCCCGCCAGGCGCTGCACGATTTGCATCGCCTGACGTATGACGAAGTGTCGGTCGTGCCGCTCTGGCAAATCACGGAGCACTTTGCCTACCAGAAATCGCTCGCCGGCATCACGCCGCGACCGGCCAGCTTGTACCAAGGCGTCGAAAAGTGGCAGCCCTCGGTTCCTTTGCCTGCGGAGGAACCATGA
- a CDS encoding PQQ-binding-like beta-propeller repeat protein: MTSESLLETLGRSGLIADDVLTALRRQVAAAGARLDAPSIVRQLIEAGHLTKAQGERLLGAPAARPHHATIEVEPDDELEVLDDDDQVTRGNLTVEKRVPDDLEVLPDDDDLLPPPPPPARKSPAPAPAKPAPPPSISQKETRAADNDDLGLAPLDDDPLLSSPLRKPGKQGSPASGKSPDPLAPGKPAKRKRRMWRNEVAPAAPELANQVDDLLGGGKGSESLVAAAEGRRNRAPVPRGPRNVWDSPLLLIGGGSLIGLLILGAVLLFVTRRQTGDQAFDVAEEAYKSGSYSTAIGAFDQYLLKYPKHGSASTARVHRGLCEMRAASESTRDWTKVLDTAKTTLNQISPELEFPTAQADLASILPAIAAGLAAQAREKPSAELVAQAKEAVALVDKFVPVTLQPTEQLREISASLALTTRNLERDKSLDAAVSEMRAAAQSGKLLDVYAIRHKLLQTYPELADTPKLMEEMVAAAENERAAVKFVAEDRAAETTDATPATLASVALTATTGKPAPLEDGDLAPVLDSGSAYGLDARTGRPRWRRFVGYDTDFVPQVVKTSAGRAALLFDAVQQSVVLIDATTGKLRWRQPIDDAPAASPKVVRDRVLIGSHSGKLRFINLETGQLSGFVQIPQPLRVPPVVDLRERLYYQVAEQANLYVLGADGGECREVFYLGHEPESIAAPPVLVERYLILVVNRGAEDSALRILLADEDGLHIKAVEQAPLRGHVFSPPVVSGRALLVGTDRGALYSFELGPPDSGRILTKLAEKPADDKEPIVPFLAARGAELWLGGYGVTRYDVQASRGALAPKWINDDQSVVLHAPLVMGAALVYATRGSSSPGAVANAINGTDGSRFWETRLGVPLAGPPIVAAEASKAIAMTSAGALFEVPAAGMASRKLMDAPVAGSGEKISLATDQQLVELDDGRCVFSPRRANATAGIAELLIYDPKSADNKLRRAKLPQPAAARPVSYAGGLLVPTKIGQVALIDPDTGRQLIEPFQPVVEVGRDIAWTDPTVYGDKQVLISDGQTKLYRLATADAPRAHLEAAATLDLATPLVTAAAVAGDFAYAVDAGNRLLSFRLPDLKPGDDWPLDARAVWGPQRVGDQVLVASMSGQLACADATGKLLWQAALGPENIIVGSPLVSRGAIVACASSGTIYRLAPDSGNVLSQTALGQPLALGPVLWHERLLCAGSDGTLHVVAEPK, translated from the coding sequence ATGACCAGCGAATCGTTGCTCGAAACCCTGGGACGCAGCGGCCTGATCGCCGACGACGTGCTAACAGCCCTGCGGCGCCAGGTAGCCGCTGCGGGCGCAAGGCTCGACGCACCGTCGATCGTGCGACAGCTTATCGAAGCTGGGCACCTCACCAAGGCCCAGGGCGAGCGGTTATTGGGCGCGCCTGCGGCGCGGCCACATCACGCCACGATCGAGGTCGAACCGGACGACGAGTTGGAAGTTCTCGATGACGACGATCAGGTAACTCGTGGCAACCTGACGGTCGAGAAGCGGGTGCCCGACGACCTCGAGGTGCTTCCCGACGACGACGACCTGCTACCACCACCTCCTCCACCCGCGCGCAAGTCGCCCGCTCCAGCCCCGGCAAAGCCTGCCCCGCCGCCGAGCATCAGTCAGAAGGAGACGCGTGCCGCGGACAACGACGACCTGGGATTGGCGCCGCTGGACGACGATCCGCTCTTGTCGTCCCCGCTGCGGAAACCCGGGAAGCAGGGATCGCCGGCTTCGGGCAAGTCGCCCGATCCGTTGGCCCCCGGCAAACCGGCCAAGCGCAAGCGCCGCATGTGGCGCAACGAAGTGGCGCCCGCCGCCCCTGAATTGGCCAACCAGGTCGATGATTTGTTGGGCGGCGGCAAGGGGAGCGAGTCGCTGGTCGCGGCCGCCGAAGGGCGCCGCAACCGGGCACCGGTCCCGCGCGGCCCGCGGAATGTTTGGGATTCGCCGCTGCTGTTGATCGGCGGAGGCTCGTTGATCGGGTTACTGATCCTGGGCGCCGTATTGCTCTTCGTCACGCGCCGGCAGACGGGCGACCAGGCCTTCGACGTGGCCGAAGAAGCCTATAAGTCAGGCTCCTATTCCACGGCCATCGGCGCTTTCGACCAGTACCTGCTGAAGTATCCCAAGCACGGCTCGGCGAGCACCGCGCGAGTGCATCGCGGTCTGTGCGAAATGCGCGCTGCATCGGAAAGCACCCGCGACTGGACGAAAGTGCTGGATACGGCCAAAACGACGCTGAATCAGATTTCGCCCGAACTCGAATTTCCCACGGCCCAGGCCGACCTGGCGTCGATCCTGCCCGCGATCGCCGCGGGGCTGGCGGCGCAAGCGCGCGAAAAGCCTTCGGCCGAGCTCGTCGCGCAAGCCAAGGAGGCGGTCGCGCTGGTCGACAAGTTCGTGCCCGTAACGCTGCAGCCGACGGAACAATTGCGCGAGATTTCGGCGTCGCTGGCGCTAACGACCCGCAACCTCGAGCGCGACAAATCGCTCGACGCCGCCGTGTCCGAAATGCGTGCCGCCGCACAGTCCGGAAAGCTGCTCGACGTCTACGCCATTCGCCACAAACTGCTGCAAACATATCCCGAGCTGGCTGATACGCCGAAGTTGATGGAAGAGATGGTCGCGGCCGCCGAGAACGAACGCGCGGCCGTGAAATTCGTCGCCGAAGATCGCGCCGCCGAAACTACCGATGCCACCCCAGCGACGCTCGCCTCGGTCGCGCTGACGGCGACGACGGGCAAGCCCGCGCCGCTCGAAGACGGCGACCTGGCGCCGGTCCTCGACTCGGGCTCGGCCTACGGGCTCGACGCACGTACCGGACGGCCGCGCTGGCGCCGCTTTGTCGGTTACGACACCGACTTCGTTCCGCAAGTCGTCAAAACGTCTGCCGGCCGCGCGGCGCTATTATTCGATGCCGTGCAGCAATCGGTCGTGCTCATCGATGCAACGACCGGTAAGCTTCGCTGGCGGCAGCCGATCGACGACGCGCCTGCCGCGTCTCCCAAAGTCGTCCGAGACCGCGTGCTCATCGGCTCGCATTCGGGCAAGCTGCGGTTCATCAATCTGGAAACCGGTCAACTGAGCGGCTTTGTGCAGATACCGCAGCCGCTGCGCGTGCCACCCGTCGTGGATTTGCGCGAACGCCTGTACTACCAGGTGGCCGAGCAAGCGAACCTCTACGTGTTGGGCGCCGACGGGGGCGAATGCCGTGAGGTCTTCTATCTTGGGCATGAGCCGGAAAGCATCGCCGCGCCCCCTGTGCTCGTGGAACGTTACCTGATCCTGGTCGTAAACCGCGGCGCCGAGGATTCGGCGCTGCGCATCTTGTTGGCCGACGAAGACGGCCTGCACATCAAAGCTGTCGAACAAGCGCCGCTACGAGGCCACGTGTTTTCGCCCCCCGTCGTCAGCGGTCGGGCGCTCTTGGTGGGCACGGATCGTGGCGCGCTGTATTCCTTCGAGCTGGGTCCGCCCGACAGCGGTCGCATCCTCACCAAGCTGGCCGAGAAGCCGGCCGACGATAAGGAACCGATTGTGCCGTTTCTGGCGGCGCGCGGCGCCGAGCTATGGCTGGGTGGCTATGGTGTCACGCGCTACGACGTCCAGGCCTCGCGCGGGGCGCTGGCACCGAAATGGATCAACGATGACCAGTCCGTCGTCCTGCACGCACCTTTGGTGATGGGAGCGGCCTTGGTCTATGCAACGCGCGGATCGAGCTCTCCCGGCGCGGTGGCCAACGCCATCAACGGCACCGACGGGAGTCGTTTCTGGGAGACGCGCCTGGGCGTACCGCTCGCCGGGCCGCCGATCGTGGCGGCGGAAGCCAGCAAGGCCATTGCCATGACCTCGGCGGGCGCTTTGTTCGAAGTGCCTGCCGCCGGCATGGCCAGCCGCAAGCTGATGGATGCGCCCGTGGCCGGTAGTGGCGAGAAGATCTCGCTCGCGACGGATCAACAGCTTGTCGAGCTCGACGACGGCCGCTGTGTATTCTCGCCGCGACGGGCAAATGCCACGGCGGGAATCGCGGAGCTCCTGATCTACGATCCAAAGTCCGCCGACAACAAGCTGCGCCGCGCGAAATTGCCCCAGCCGGCCGCCGCCAGACCTGTCAGCTACGCCGGCGGATTGCTCGTGCCCACCAAGATCGGCCAGGTTGCGCTGATCGATCCCGACACGGGACGGCAGTTGATCGAGCCCTTTCAACCCGTGGTCGAGGTCGGACGCGACATCGCCTGGACCGATCCGACGGTCTACGGCGACAAACAAGTGTTGATCTCCGATGGACAAACGAAGCTTTACCGGTTGGCGACGGCCGACGCGCCGCGCGCGCACTTGGAAGCCGCCGCGACGCTCGACCTGGCGACGCCGCTCGTGACCGCGGCCGCCGTGGCCGGAGATTTCGCATATGCGGTCGATGCCGGCAATCGCTTGCTGTCGTTTCGCTTGCCCGATCTGAAACCGGGCGATGACTGGCCGCTCGATGCGCGCGCCGTGTGGGGACCGCAGCGCGTGGGGGACCAGGTGCTCGTCGCCTCGATGTCGGGGCAGCTCGCCTGTGCCGATGCCACGGGCAAGCTGTTGTGGCAGGCCGCGCTCGGTCCGGAAAACATCATCGTTGGCAGCCCACTTGTTTCGCGCGGCGCCATCGTGGCCTGCGCGAGTTCGGGCACGATCTATCGTTTGGCGCCAGACAGCGGCAATGTGCTTTCGCAGACGGCGCTCGGACAGCCGCTGGCGCTGGGTCCGGTCTTGTGGCATGAGCGGCTGTTGTGCGCCGGTAGCGACGGCACGTTGCACGTCGTGGCCGAGCCCAAGTAG